The Halichoerus grypus chromosome 9, mHalGry1.hap1.1, whole genome shotgun sequence genome has a window encoding:
- the DEK gene encoding protein DEK, with protein sequence MSSSGPAAEGEGTPAQPASEKEPEMPGPREESEEEDEDDEEEEEEEEEEKEKSLIVEGKREKKKVERLTMQVSSLQREPFTIAQGKGQKLCEIERIHFFLSKKKTDELRNLHKLLYNRPGTVSSLKKNVGQFSGFPFEKGSVQYKKKEEMLKKFRNAMLKSICEVLDLERSGVNSELVKRILNFLMHPKPSGKPLPKSKKSSSKGNKKERNSSGMARKAKRTKCPEILSDESSSDEDEKKNKEESSDDEDKESEEEPPKKTSKREKPKQKATSKSKKTVKSANVKKADSSTTKKNQNSSKKESESEDSSDDEPLIKKLKKPPTDEELKETVKKLLASANLEEVTMKQICKEVYENYPAYDLTERKDFIKTTVKELIS encoded by the exons ATGTCCTCCTCCGGcccagctgcagagggagagggaacccCCGCCCAGCCCGCGTCCGAGAAAGAACCCGAAATGCCTGGCCCGAGAGAGGAAAGTGAAGAGGAGGACGAGGATgacgaggaggaggaagaggaggaggaggaagaaaaag AAAAGAGTCTCATCGTGGAAggcaagagggaaaagaaaaaagtagagagaTTGACCATGCAAGTCTCTTCCTTACAGAGAGAGCCATTTACCATTGCACAAG gaaaGGGGCAGAAACTTTGTGAAATTGAAAGGATACATTTCTTCCtgagtaaaaagaaaacagatgaacttcGAAATCTACATAAACTGCTTTACAACAGACCAGGCACA GTGTCCTCATTAAAGAAGAATGTGGGTCAGTTCAGTGGCTTTCCATTTGAAAAAGGAAGTGTCcaatataaaaagaaggaagaaatgttgaaaaa attTAGAAATGCCATGTTAAAGAGCATCTGTGAGGTTCTTGATTTGGAGAGATCAGGTGTAAATAGTGAACTGGTGAAGAGGATCTTGAATTTCTTAATGCATCCAAAGCCTTCTGGCAAA CCATTgccaaaatctaaaaaaagttctagcaaaggcaacaaaaaggAACGGAACAGTTCTGGAATGGCAAGGAAAGCTAAGCGAACCAAATGTCCTGAAATTCTGTCAGATGAATCTAGCAGTGATGAAGacgaaaagaaaaacaaggaagagtCTTCGGATGATGAAGATAAAGAAAGTGAAGAGGAG CCACCAAAAAAGACatctaaaagagaaaaacctaAACAGAAAGCTACTTCTAAAAGTAAGAAAACTGTAAAAAGTGCTAACGTTAAGAAGGCAGATAGCAGCACCACCAAGAAGAATCAAAACAGTTCCAAAAAAG AAAGTGAATCCGAGGATAGTTCAGATGATGaacctttaattaaaaaattaaagaaacctCCTACAGATGAAGAATTAAAGGAAACCGTGAAGAAATTACTGGCCAGTGCCAACTTGGAGGAAGTCACGATGAAGCAGATTTGCAAGGAG GTATATGAAAATTATCCTGCTTATGATTTAACTGAAAGAAAAGATTTCATAAAAACAACTGTTAAAGAG CTGATTTCTTGA